One window from the genome of Saccharomyces mikatae IFO 1815 strain IFO1815 genome assembly, chromosome: 4 encodes:
- the TRM1 gene encoding tRNA (guanine26-N2)-dimethyltransferase (similar to Saccharomyces cerevisiae TRM1 (YDR120C); ancestral locus Anc_8.274) → MLKAAISKIKANFTAYGAPRINIDDFNIVKEGKAEILFPRKETVFYNPIQQFNRDLSVTCIKAWDNLYGEDCGQKRKSKKGKKKRCAENNDDSSKRQKTENGSPKETVENFNKKEPYINILEALSATGLRAIRYAHEIPHVREVIANDLLPDAVESIKRNVEYNNVENIVKPNLDDANVLMYRNKATNNKFHVIDLDPYGTVTPFVDAAIQNIEEGGLMLVTCTDLSVLAGNGYPEKCFALYGGVNMVSHESTHESALRLVLNLLKQTAAKYKKTVEPLLSLSIDFYVRVFIKVRTSPIEVKNLMSNTMTTYHCSRCGSYHNQPLGRISQREGKKNKTFTKYSVAQGPPVDTKCKFCEGTYHLAGPMYAGPLHNKEFIEEVLRINKEEHRDKDDTYGTRKRIEGMLSLAKNELSDAPFYFSPNHIASVIKLQVPPLKKVVAGLGSLGYECSLTHAQPSSLKTNAPWDAIWYVMEKCDDEKKDLSKMNPNTTGYKILSTMPKWLNDDVKSEYESKLSFASNEQSGSIEKLRKLKIVRYQENPTKNWGPKARPNTS, encoded by the coding sequence ATGTTGAAAGCAGCTATCTCCAAAATTAAAGCGAATTTTACCGCGTATGGTGCACCAAGAATCaacattgatgatttcAATATAGTTAAAGAGGGCAAGGcagaaattctttttcctAGAAAGGAAACAGTTTTTTATAATCCCATCCAACAGTTCAACAGGGACTTAAGCGTTACATGTATCAAGGCGTGGGATAACTTGTACGGTGAGGACTGTGgacaaaagagaaaaagtaagaaaggtaagaagaaaagatgtGCGGAAAATAACGATGATTCCTCCAAACGTCAAAAAACCGAGAATGGATCACCAAAGGAAACAGTTGAAAACTTTAACAAAAAGGAACCTTACATAAATATTTTGGAAGCTTTGTCAGCCACTGGGCTAAGAGCCATTAGATATGCTCATGAAATTCCTCATGTCAGAGAAGTTATCGCAAATGATTTGCTTCCAGACGCTGTCGAATctataaaaagaaatgttgagtataataatgttgaaaACATTGTCAAACCAAATCTCGATGATGCTAACGTCTTAATGTACCGTAATAAAGCCACAAATAACAAATTTCACGTTATCGACTTGGATCCTTATGGTACGGTCACCCCTTTTGTGGATGCTGCCATACAGAATATTGAAGAGGGTGGGTTAATGCTAGTAACTTGCACCGATTTATCCGTCTTGGCTGGTAATGGATACCCAGAAAAGTGTTTTGCCTTATATGGTGGTGTCAATATGGTTTCTCACGAGTCCACTCACGAAAGTGCCCTAAGATTGGTGTTAAATTTACTAAAGCAAACTGCTGCAAAATACAAGAAAACTGTGGAGCCACTTTTGTCATTGAGCATCGACTTTTACGTCAGAGTTTTCATTAAAGTCAGAACTAGTCCAATTGAAGTCAAGAACCTCATGTCTAACACTATGACTACTTATCATTGTTCTCGTTGTGGATCATATCACAACCAACCTCTAGGCAGGATTTCCCAACGTGAAGgtaagaaaaacaagacaTTCACTAAATACTCAGTAGCGCAAGGTCCACCGGTAGATACCAAATGTAAGTTTTGCGAAGGAACATATCATCTTGCTGGTCCAATGTATGCGGGTCCTCTGCATAATAAAGAGTTCATTGAGGAAGTATTGAGAATCAATAAAGAAGAGCATCGTGACAAAGATGATACCTATGGAACACGTAAAAGGATTGAAGGTATGCTATCCCTAGCTAAAAATGAATTATCAGATGCCCCGTTTTATTTCAGTCCCAATCATATCGCGTCGGTGATAAAATTGCAGGTGCCTCCCTTGAAAAAGGTAGTTGCAGGGCTAGGTTCCCTAGGCTACGAATGTTCATTAACGCATGCTCAACCATCGTCACTAAAGACCAACGCTCCTTGGGATGCAATTTGGTACGTGATGGAAAAGTGTGATGACGAGAAGAAGGACTTAAGTAAGATGAATCCGAATACTACTGGCTATAAAATCTTATCGACCATGCCAAAATGGTTGAATGATGATGTCAAATCAGAATACGAATCAAAATTGTCATTCGCATCGAATGAACAAAGCGGTagtattgaaaaactaagaaaactaaaaattGTGAGATATCAAGAGAACCCTACGAAAAATTGGGGCCCAAAAGCCCGTCCCAATACTTCATAA
- the VBA4 gene encoding Vba4p (similar to Saccharomyces cerevisiae VBA4 (YDR119W); ancestral locus Anc_8.272) — protein sequence MGKKDRQRKKLREFAKLKNRQRNLKESVQNLKKEVQQKAVCSEHLDLVQLENDKSEEINDESEEINENVPLLSTHGGQKEEKVSKVPDVDTINTHPLHSSKNDDSHQTEADCAERKSGNKTDHDYPKSLSQDEPGIKLPLQSSMTDFTDRSISPLQSITSNNTPMSEHELPASSTNSLERGDNMPIVQPSSQIPTGQILSMAASPPEVPGGRAQMDPYGYGSISRTIEDVESGANPTYVANSSSDELVHDLTRKRIFSSCMCTYLFFIAMDSSIILVIASKIASEFHELWRLSLVISVYLLGNAIGQLMFLKLSLVSGVKLLLCVAQFSFILGSYLSWSSIHFWTFILARSVTGFGSGSLIALKSTIMNRFSQKNENQYPLSTSMTVFSLGVAVGPFLVSFFDSSHGSGWKNAFLIPVPFCLVNASIMLADIYSVKNTIHHEGPTTTLQKRFKKVLWSPDLYEILTLALFLLCFVQATSLDSTRLEHSTMIQEIIFSVIIICGVLFFVIEKSDVRMNSVFSLSLQGDKHLIWTMMGIFFCFAALMCIIPFGTTYFMIVLNLDTLEIAERLLPFFFSIVVGYFSVCYFWNSERQNYLFKFVLSGVTLLLYVALMGMNLSLSVWKQYTCLSLPLLGSSMILTLLSTLYHEYHVQRKSPISGSIAYCFAAMGGTIGVSSAGYVFHKTLVRTMNEEVMKFSKQGYLKKDLFKIIKHATQSSNWVHKSAPKFIFRTLIECYLQACRNVFKLSALFFTITVVTLFFFNRIH from the coding sequence ATGGGGAAGAAAGATAGACAGCGTAAGAAACTGCGTGAGTTTGCTAAATTAAAGAACAGGCAGcgaaatttgaaagaaagtgtgcaaaatttgaaaaaagaagttcaaCAAAAGGCTGTATGCTCAGAACATTTAGATCTAGTTCAACTAGAAAACGATAAAAGTGAAGAGATTAACGATGAAAGTGAAGAGATTAACGAAAATGTCCCATTATTATCCACTCACGGTGGACAGAAGGAggaaaaagtttcaaaagtCCCTGATGTTGATACCATCAATACGCATCCTCTTCATAGTTCGAAAAATGATGACTCGCATCAAACTGAGGCTGATTGTGCGGAAAGAAAATCTGGGAATAAGACGGATCATGACTATCCTAAGTCCCTTTCGCAAGATGAACCAGGCATAAAGTTACCTTTACAGAGCTCTATGACAGATTTTACTGATAGGTCGATTTCCCCATTGCAAAGCATCACCAGCAATAATACTCCGATGAGTGAGCATGAGCTGCCAGCGTCCTCTACAAACTCGCTTGAAAGAGGTGACAATATGCCTATTGTTCAGCCAAGTAGTCAGATTCCCACTGGACAAATCTTGTCCATGGCGGCATCACCACCTGAAGTTCCGGGGGGTAGAGCTCAAATGGACCCATATGGATATGGTTCTATATCACGGACAATCGAAGATGTGGAGAGTGGAGCAAATCCTACTTATGTCGcaaattcatcttctgatgaGCTTGTACATGATCTGACAAGAAAACggatattttcttcctgCATGTGtacttatttattctttattGCAATGGACAGTTCTATAATCCTAGTAATTGCTTCCAAAATTGCTTCTGAGTTTCATGAATTATGGAGATTATCTTTGGTCATCTCAGTGTACCTATTGGGTAATGCTATTGGGCAACTgatgtttttgaaactaTCTTTAGTATCTGGTGTAAAACTGTTGTTGTGTGTAGCTCAATTCAGTTTTATCCTTGGCAGTTATTTATCTTGGAGCTCTATTCATTTCTGGACGTTTATCCTTGCCCGTTCTGTTACAGGATTCGGAAGTGGTTCGCTCATAGCGCTCAAGAGTACTATAATGAATCgtttttctcaaaagaaCGAGAATCAGTACCCTTTGAGTACTTCTATGACAGTATTTTCCCTAGGTGTAGCAGTTGGGCCATTTTTGGTAAGCTTCTTTGACTCGTCACATGGTAGTGGATGGAAAAACGCCTTCCTAATTCCTGTCCCCTTTTGCCTTGTGAATGCCTCAATTATGCTGGCAGATATATATTCTGTCAAAAATACTATACATCATGAAGGTCCAACAACTACATTACagaaaagatttaaaaAAGTACTATGGAGTCCTGATTTATACGAAATTTTGACGCTTGCATTATTCCTACTTTGTTTCGTTCAAGCGACTTCGCTAGATTCAACAAGACTAGAGCATAGTACGAtgattcaagaaataatatTCTCTGTAATCATCATTTGTGGCGTTCTATTTTTCGTGATAGAAAAGAGTGATGTGCGTATGAACTCCGTTTTTTCCTTGTCACTACAAGGAGATAAGCATTTAATATGGACAATGATGGgaatatttttctgcttTGCAGCACTGATGTGCATCATTCCTTTCGGTACAACATATTTCATGattgttttgaatttaGACACCTTAGAAATTGCGGAAAGATTGCtccctttctttttttccattgtaGTAGGATATTTTAGCgtttgttatttttggaatTCAGAAAGGCAGAATTATCTGTTTAAATTTGTATTGAGCGGAGTCACTTTGTTACTATATGTGGCGCTCATGGGAATGAACTTAAGTCTATCAGTATGGAAGCAATACACATGTTTGTCTCTACCTTTACTGGGTTCTTCTATGATATTGACCTTGCTGTCAACACTTTATCATGAATACCACGTACAAAGAAAGTCACCGATTAGTGGTTCCATCGCTTATTGTTTTGCTGCTATGGGGGGAACAATCGGCGTTTCCTCGGCAGGTTATGTTTTTCATAAGACCTTAGTAAGAACTATGAATGAGGAAGTGATGAAGTTTAGCAAGCAAGGCTATTTAAAGAAGGACCTCTTtaaaattatcaaacatGCCACGCAATCTTCAAATTGGGTACATAAATCGGCGCCTAAGTTTATATTTCGAACTTTGATTGAGTGCTACTTACAAGCATGTAGGAACGTATTTAAGCTCTCtgcccttttttttacgaTTACAGTCGTCACactattcttcttcaacagAATTCATTGA
- the COX26 gene encoding Cox26p (similar to Saccharomyces cerevisiae COX26 (YDR119W-A); ancestral locus Anc_8.273): MFFSEVLRSSARAAPIKRYTGGRVGESWVITEGRRLIPEVFQWSATLSICLGWPSAVYFFSKARKD, translated from the coding sequence ATGTTTTTCAGTGAAGTTTTGAGGTCTTCTGCTCGCGCTGCCCCTATCAAGAGATACACGGGTGGTAGAGTAGGTGAATCCTGGGTAATCACGGAAGGTAGAAGACTCATTCCAGAAGTATTTCAATGGAGTGCTACCTTAAGTATTTGTTTAGGTTGGCCTAGTGCTGTATACTTTTTTAGTAaggcaagaaaagattga
- the DPB4 gene encoding DNA polymerase epsilon noncatalytic subunit (similar to Saccharomyces cerevisiae DPB4 (YDR121W); ancestral locus Anc_8.275) — translation MPPKGWRKDAQGNYPTTSYIKEQENITIQDLLFPRSAIVNLAREVPQQSGKKLLINKDASLALQRGATVFVNHLLLFAREIAKSQDKKSCSVDDVLNALDHIGQSALKTAVRDKLDEYQAAVELRKKETLDSGEVDADGDIDIGGGTEIMPVQQIKERDEIEEQGEISKGVEETSEKKQKMDDQDVDTTVRNSEQTSVESIP, via the coding sequence ATGCCACCAAAAGGCTGGAGAAAGGATGCGCAAGGGAATTACCCCACCACCTCTTACAttaaagaacaagaaaacataACGATCCAGGATCTGTTATTTCCTAGAAGCGCTATCGTAAATTTGGCTCGTGAGGTGCCACAGCAAAGTGGGAAGAAACTACTGATAAATAAAGACGCGTCATTAGCGTTACAGCGTGGTGCTACCGTGTTTGTTAACCACTTGCTCTTGTTTGCGAGAGAAATCGCTAAAAGccaagataaaaaaagctGCAGTGTAGATGATGTTTTGAATGCTTTGGACCATATAGGACAATCAGCATTGAAGACCGCAGTTAGAGATAAACTAGATGAATACCAAGCTGCCGTTGaactaagaaaaaaggaaacattAGATAGCGGTGAAGTAGATGCTGATGGTGATATTGACATCGGTGGAGGTACGGAGATCATGCCTGTGCAACAGATTAAAGAGCGTGATGAAATAGAAGAACAAGGTGAGATCTCAAAGGGTGTGGAAGAGACttctgaaaagaaacagaaaatggACGACCAAGACGTGGACACTACAGTACGAAACTCTGAGCAGACGTCTGTGGAATCTATCCCCTAG